Proteins encoded by one window of Micromonospora coxensis:
- a CDS encoding SCO5389 family protein → MSLTVPPALLDAAESGPVDDAEFVTCVRDSLPYAWQLVTRVVDDLRASEVDFADNVVPPPSEAERGQLLRALASDAIRGALERHFAVKLAFQNCHRVAAFRLSAVGSEAYQRFISTRGQLLNQSPELRDC, encoded by the coding sequence ATGTCGCTCACCGTCCCACCCGCCCTGCTGGACGCCGCCGAGTCCGGCCCCGTGGACGACGCCGAGTTCGTCACCTGCGTCCGCGACTCCCTGCCGTACGCCTGGCAGCTGGTCACCCGGGTCGTCGACGACCTGCGGGCGTCCGAGGTGGACTTCGCCGACAACGTGGTCCCGCCGCCGAGCGAGGCGGAGCGGGGCCAGTTGCTGCGGGCGCTGGCCAGCGACGCCATCCGGGGGGCCCTGGAGCGGCACTTCGCGGTCAAGCTCGCGTTCCAGAACTGCCACCGGGTGGCCGCGTTCCGGCTGTCGGCGGTCGGCTCGGAGGCGTACCAGCGGTTCATCTCGACCCGCGGGCAGCTGCTCAACCAGTCCCCCGAGCTGCGTGACTGCTGA